The Candidatus Methylacidiphilales bacterium sequence GAACTGATTGCGCCCATCCTGGCCCACGCTGTTCGCGCCATCCGGGTTGCGGTAATGCGCCGCCATTTCCTGGCCCGTCAGATTGACGCCATATTCCCCGTAGAACCTGCCTTTGCTGTTATCGAGGAAGAAAGGCGTGTCCAGGCTCGCGTCCACCATAAACACATTCAGGTAGTTGATGTCAAACGCAGCCGGATCGCTCCAACCTGGGTTGACGTTGTTATTGGTTCTTACTGAGCTGTCGCCCGCTCCGTTTACGAAGGCGGGAGATACGCGCAGGTTCCAGCTCGGGCTGAACTTGTAAGCCATGTCCAACTGGTTGACAAACAAGAAAGGGTCGCTGGATGTGTTGAGGGCGTTACCGGAGATACTTGTAGAGGTATATGAGTTATCGGCCGTAGATTGATCACCCCAGACATAAATGCCATGTGTGGAACCAATGGTGAAATCCTTGCAGAAGGGATGGAAGTCGCCGATCTTGATCGAGCCGCCGTCCGGATTGATGTCGCTGTCCCAAGTCCAGCCGTTGACAATGTTGTGGGGCTGCAACTGGCGTCCTGCAGTCATGCTCAGCCAGTCCTGATCGAAGGCCTTTGTCCATGTCAGGTAAGCCAGATCCACAAACACGGTATTGTTGGCCGGCCAGGATTTTGCTCCCGTTCCAAAGTCGGCATTGGTACTGTTGTGATCGCCGCCGCCGCCGTTGGTGGCCAGACGGACTCCCGCCTTGAAGTTGTCGCTGAACAGATACTCGGCGCCCAAGCGGACCCGGAAACGATTGCGATTGCGCTCCTGAATGTCATTGACCACGCCGCCCGCACTAGAACCCGTCATGCCGGTATTGATGGCGCGTTTGTCCCATTCATAACGCAGACGCACATCTCCGTAGAGTTTGAGACCTTTGACCGCGCTCGAACCGACGCTTAGAAAACCGCCAGGCGTTGCCGTGTAATCAGACAACATTTCAGCGCGAATTTCTTCGCCTTCCTGAGCATTCAAGAGACCCTTTTTGACCAGTGCGTCCACCAAGGGACCACCGTCGCCACCATCAGCCCGAACCAGAGAAGCCGCGCCCATCAGCGCAACACCCATCGCGAGACTCCATTTCATGAGATGAAGTTTCATTTTTTGTATTCCTCCTTATTAAGAATAATCGTTTTTATTTTAGAATTTTCCTTTGCCGGAAACCTGTAAACCCGAGCCACAGCCCTTCCAGACCGCAAAAAGGTGAGCGTCAATTGTTACAAATAGGTGACGATAGGGTTACTTTTTGTATTTTTTAAAAACCGGTCAAGGGGGTCTATTTTACTGAAAATCGCGTAAGATGTGGCGAGTGCAGAAGCAATCTGGGCATGCCTTCTGCTCGTTCGCGCGACGAACAAGGGATCTGCAATAATATTAAAGGCGAAGCTTCCCCAACTTTACGGATGGGGTCTCTTCACATTCTTCGGCGCGAAACCACGCCGAAGCGTATCCGCCGCTGTCCGACGGCTTGCCGGACTATGGCGGGATAACCCAGTGATCTGTACGCCGTGAGATGATGGGTTGGCCGTGCTGGGATTTGCGCCGTTGGCAAGGCGCGAACGCAGTCCTCTTCTATGCAAAAAAAAACGGCCCCGTTCAACGGGGCCGTTTCGCAAGGCAATACTCGTTACGCTTGAGTCGATTAGGAGCCGCCGTTGGCGCCGAGCGTATTGGTAATCGTGTTGAAGATGTTCTTCAACTGATTGCCCAAGAGACCCAGGACAACGATGACAACGATGGAAACCAGCGCGAGAATCAGGCCGTATTCCACGAGGGTCTGGCCTTTTTTGCTCTTCAGGTATACCATGCGACTGGCAAGTTTGGTGTAGAGTTTAGTTAGCATTTTGTTTTCCTTTTTTTTGTTGGGGTTAAGAAGCAACTGGCCGAAGGGTATTTGTCACCGCATTGAAAAAGTTAGTGATATTGTTTCCCAAAACACTCAGCAGCACCAATACGACGATTACGACCCAAAACACGATAAGGGCATATTCCACCAAGGTTTGTCCCTTCTTCGAGCTCGCAATTGCGTTTATGTTGGCACATATGAGTCTGCTTTTGATCCAATTCGAGAGCCTCCCAATTCGAAACCTATACCCTTCGGCTCTCATCATGTAGTAAGAGTAGCCTAGACTGTGCCAAACTTGAAATCAGGCGAATCCAAGTGGTTCTTCAGAGTAAAGCCAAGAGAACAGGAGATATTAAAAATTTACGATAAGGCAAATTATGCCTAGTTGGGCAAAATTTACCTATGGCAAGGCAATGTTTTCAAGCGCGAAAGGAATCGTGACCTCCTGCGGATCGATCGCGATGAAAATCTTTGCAACCGTGTCGGGCGGCAATGGCGTGTCCGACTGCTTTGTAAAGTTTGCTGTCCTGCCCGCGCTAAACGAACTGGCGCGTGTGGGAATTGGCTTGTCGTCCGGAGTCTGAAGTTCAACGCCGCTGACTTTGTCCTTTTCGCCACTAATCTCGATGCAAACGGCCCTTTGGCGGAGAGATTCCGCTTCGTCATCGCTGGCTCCCGGCAAGGCTTGGCGCGGATCCACCACCCGAACGGCAAACTCATGCGCCTTGAAAAGCGGGTTATCGATGTTTTGGTTGATTTTTTTCAGGACATTATCAATCAAAACCACCTGGTGCCGGTAGGTGCGGATTTTAAGGGTCCCCGCCAGTTTTTTGATGGATTCCGCATTTCGTCCGGGAGCTCCCAGATCCAAATTCAAGGTGCCGCTGTCATCGCCAGTAAGCCGTTTCCCCAAGGGTGCAAATTGCTCATTGCTGGTCTTGACCGGCAGCTTGTTGCCGAGATTATCCACGGCCTCGGCAACTTCGATATCCCCCGCCTCCAGGGCAGTTTTAAGGGCTTCGCCCTTGAGACTCAACGTGACCGTAAGCGTGGAATCCCCCTTGCTGGCACCGTTGTCCCGCACCCGGTATTCAATCACACGGGCCACATCAACCGATGGGGAATCCCCGGCGAGTAAAATTCCCGTCCAACTCCACAACAGAAAAAAAGTAACGCAAGCGCGCTGGATCATGAAACAGCGTTAGCGTGAACTACCGCACTTTCCCATGATATTTTTTGGGAATTGGCGTCGATTGTCATAATACTGTAACAATTGCCATCCAACGTGCGCGGATTGCATGAAATTCCGCACTTGGACCCTCATCGCAGCGTTAGCCGGCCTGTCTGCTGCGGCTTATGCCGGCGACATGGTGCGGTTGTATGAGTTTGGGGCGGATGACGTGGCCTACCTGGCGTTGCCGAAGCAGGCACCGAAGGCTGCAATCCTGCTGGTTCCCGACTCCCTGGGCTCCCTTGAGATCGTCAGCAAACGCTGTGATCTGCTTGCCAAATTAGGTTACACGGCCATGGCCCTGGATCTTTACGGCGGCACGGAGGCCGCGAGTCCGACAGATGCGAAACAGATACAATCCAAAATTTCAAAGCAACTGGCCAAACAAACCGTGGCTGCGGGCTTGAAATTGTTGTGCGAAAGCCCCCGATACCGCGCTGAAAAGCTCATTCTGGCGGTCTGGGGCGATAATATGCCCGTTGTGCTGGAGGCCCTGAAGGACGCAGGCCCAGGAGTCCATTTGACGGCCGTCAGTTGGCTGGAAGCCGCTGGAGGCGGGCAACCCCGTGAGTTGGCTTCACTGCCGTGCGCCTTCCAGGTGATCTACGCCCCGGAACAAGCCCAGTCGGAGCTTGGGAAATATCTTCAGGCCCTGGGCGAACTCAGAGGAGGGAAAGATGATATTGAAAAAGTGGAATATGATGCCGGCTTTTTATTGAAGCCCGAGATCTCCGGCGCCTGTGCGGATGTCTGGTCCAATATCATCCGGTTCTGGGGAGTCCAGGCCCAGGGTTTGGCCCCGGGGCTGACTGACAAATCAGAATCGTTAACATCCGAGATGGCGGACGCCCGTCCCGTAAAAAATTCCTCTTACTCCGACAGGTTCGGGCGTTAGGAAAGTGATTTTTTCACGCGTTCGCGCAGATCGGCGGTGAGGCGGTTGACTTCATCAAAAGCCGCCAAATCAAATTTGGCCGGGGCCGACAGCAATTTGCCTTTTAATCGTTTGATTGCGTCCAGGGCCGGTTGGAGGCGGTCGGGCTCCATTTCGCAGAGCGTGTCCCAGGCGATCTCAACGCAAGCCGGATTATGGCAATAAAGCATCAGGTGTTCGCCGGCATCAATGGCCATTTTCGTGGCCTGCTTGCTGCCGTAGCGGTTGGCAATGGCCCCCATCTCAAGGTCGTCCGTCATGATGGCGCCTTTGTAACCCAGTTCCCTGACCAACAGACCGCTGACGATTTCGCGCGACATGGAGGCCGGGAACGGCTCCGGATGCCAGGCCGGGAAATGGCCATGCCCGATCATATAGCAATCCGCTAACGATAGAAAGGCGCGGAACGAACGCAGTTCGTCCTTTTCGATCTGCGCCCGGGTGCGGTCGATCCGCGGTAGTTCGCCGTGGGGATCGAGCCCGCAATGTGTGTAACCCGGAAAATGCTTGGCGGTGCCGAGTACGCCGCGGGATTTCATCCCTTCCAGAAACGCGCCGGCCTTGAGAATGACTTCCTCGGGCGTGGAACCGTAGCAGCGTCCGCGGAGGGAATTGTCGGCGTTTTCATCCAGGGAATAATCGACAACCGGGGCCAGGTTGAGATTGAAACCGAAGAGGGCCAGCAGCCGTCCGGTGAGTTCGCCGTGTTCGCGGCACCAATCCACGCGATTGGCCTGGCGCAGCATGAGGCCGCTCGGCGGTTCCTCCCCGACCATCTTCAGGCGGGAGACGCGCCCGCCTTCCTGGTCGATGGTGACGATCGGCGGCGACTGGCAAAGCTCGTTAAATTCATGGATCAGGTCGAAGACCTGCCGGGGGGATTCGAGGTTCCGCGCAAAAAGAATAAAGCCGCCCGGCTGTACCTTGCGAATAAGGCTGCGAAGCCCGTCGGTAAGCTGCGGGCCGGGTACGCCCATGATGATCGGCTGGCCGGAAGAGGAAGACGAATTTGCCATGCAGATAATCAACAGATTTTTTTGGGCAAAACAATCACAACATCGGGATAAAAATCAGGCTTCCATGGAATGGCTTGACTTCTGCGGTGACATTTCCACCATTGGACTGTCATTCACCCCGATGATTGCCGATCAAACCCGCCCGTTATTACCGTCAGCGTTTTATAACCCGCTGAATCTACTGTGGATATCGGTATTTCCCCTGCTGCTTCTGCTGCTGATCGATTTGCAATCAATCTGGCTGGCCTATGGGGAAATGCATCCAGAACAGCAAAGTTTCGCGAAATACGCCCTGTCGGCCAATGCCGGACTGCTCGCCTTTGTGGCGGCGCTGGCACTGGTACTGGGGTGGCGCAAAAAAAATCTGAACGGCGGATGGAGCCTGCTTATTTTTGTTTTGCATGCCGGGTTTATCTGGCTGCAGTTGTGTCTGTTGGCGAAGGCATTGCCTTTTTCCGTGCCAAACTGGATTTTGGACCGTGACACGCTGATTCTGGCGCAACTGGCCTGTGTGATGGGCGGCTGCTTTTATTCACTGCTGGGCATTGCCTGTTGTCCTTTGCGCATATCCCGAATGCGCGACTTTTTGTACAGCGGAGGCATGCTGCTGGGAGTGCCGTTGCTTTGGTATCTGATGATCCAGGTCATGTTCCATATTCATGGCTTTGATCCCAATGTTTATTTGATGGTGACTTTTCTCATCCTCAGCACCGCGGTCATGTGCATCGGGTTGCTGCGCCTGCTGGTTTATCTTCATGCCTGGCTGAGGCAATATGAGGCGGTGTTGGTGTTGTTGAGCGCCTTGATCATGCCTCTGGGCGGACTGTGCCTCAATCGCGCCATGCCGTTCCCGGTGAGTTTTCAGGTCACGGGCGTTTACGTATTGACGGTTGTGAATGCGGGCGTTCTATTGTTAGGTTGCCTGCCCCGCCTGCGCTCCAATCCCTGGCTCTGGCTGCTCCAGGCGGTGACATTTCCGTTTACGGTGTATTTTTTTGTGGTCTTTCTGCCTTTCCTGCCGCTGTTTCTCCCGGCCATGCTTGCTTGTGGCGCGGGATTTTTGATTCTGACACCAACGGTTTTGTTCATGGTTCACGGCCAGCGGTTGATTGGGGGGTTCCACGGCGCCCGCAAACAATGGGGACCGGTCGCTGCAGCCTGCGGACTATTGGCGGCCCTGTTCCTGATGCCCGGTTGGTTTGTGACACAGGCCATGCTGGACAGGGCATCGCTCCGCCAGGGGCTGGATTATGTGTACAGCCCGCAACTCCAGCCGCGTCAGGCCTTTTCAGGCAATCCCAAGCGCGTTTGCCATACCTTGGAAAATTTGCAGACGTTCAAGCAAAGTTTTTATCTGCCGATATTATCCAACCTCTACAATTGGGCCGTATTCGACAACCTGAGCCTGCCTGATGCCAGGATCGACGAGGTTTATGAAACCTTTTCCGGAACCAAAGCGCCACCCCCGGCCGTGGATCGGGCCAATGGCCTCGCAACAGGCTTTTTCGAAACCAACCGCCAGGCAAACCGCGGCATGGGACGCCGTCCCCTAAAACTTCCATGGGATCAGGTCTCGGTAACATCGCATGCCACCACCGAAACCGCTGACGGCGATTGCGTGCGCGCAGACGCGGTGATCTGCATGAAAAACAGCGCCACGGTTGCCAACGAATTTATCGGTACATTTGAAATTCCGGATGATGTGCTGGTTTCCGGGTATTGGCTCCACATCGGGAACGAACGGGCGCCGGGCAGGCTGTTTGAAAAAAAGACCGCCCTCTGGGTTTACGAACAAATCCGGGAGACGAGGCGCGACCCGGGAATATTGCGCTATATCGGTCCGAACACGGTGGAGATGCGCGTGTATCCGATTGCGCAAAACGAAACCAGGACGGCGGAAATCCAATTCCTATATCCCCGGACATCGCATCCGCAAATCCTGCTAAACAAGGAACCCCTGTTGCAGGCGGCGCAGGAAAAACCCGCCGCAGTGTCCGAGGCGGTTTTGCCGCCCGGGAAAAGTGTATTGCTGGTGAACGGCGCTGCGGAGGGGCTTCCAAGAACAGGGCAAAAAGCGTATTTGCATTTTATCGTTGACCGGTCTGTCAGATCGAAAGAGCAAACCCCATCGGAACTGGTTGCGCGCTTGAAGAAGCTGGCGGCTTCGCCCGAATTCGCGGGCATTACGCAATACAAGGTGTCCGTGGCCAATTATGAGTGCCTGCTTTTGACCCCAAAACCGGTTTCCTGGGCCGGCGTCGAGCAGGCAATTTCCGCGGGCGCTTTGTCAGCAGTGCCGGCACGGGGAGGCTTCGCCGCGGTAAAGTCATTGAAGGAGGAAATTCTGGAGTATGAGTCCGGCATGGATTGCGCGAAACCGGAAACATTTTCCAGCTATCCGGTCTTTGCAATGGTTGATGACGGCGTTGACATGCCGCATGCGGATGAAGCGCTGCCGTTTTTGTTGAGGGCGGGGACTTATCCTGTGTACCGCTCATCTCCGGACGGCAAGCTGCAGGCATTGTGGAGCGGCAACAACGAAAAACAATCCGCGCGCAAGGCAGTGGTATTGGCTGCGGGCAGGAATGTGCGCGTGTTCCCGGATATTTCCCCGGTCCATGTCTGGCTGGAGTTTGTGCCGGACACTTCTCCGATCCGGGTGTTTGATCCGGGTTCCGGGACGTTTCCCGTGGAAGTTCAAACAGCCCATGTGGGGAACCCGGCATACCAGGCGGGCTTGGAAGCCCTGGCGTTGCAGCGGGACATGGACCGCAATCCATCCAAGACTCCGAAGCTTCTGCCGCTGATCACGCGGCAAAGCAGGGATTCGGGCATTCTGGCGCCGTCAACCAGCTATATTGTGGTGGAAAACAGCGCCCAATGGAAAATCCTCCAATTGAAGGAACGCCAAAAGCTTGGGGCGCACGAGGCCTTGGAATTGGAAGACACGCCGGAACCTGCGACGTGGATGCTGTTGGCCGTATTTCTCCCATTCCTGTTCTTGTGGCGCCGGTGGCAGGCCAAAAGAATGGTGGCTTCTGAGCTGTGAGTGAAAAGTTTTAATGTTGCAAGAAGCGCACAAATATGTTCTTTTTGTGTCATGCCGCAAACAGCCATCCTTCGCACCCGGATTGACCCGCGCCGTAAGGCCCGTGTGGAAAAAATCCTCTGCCGCCTCGGCATGACACCCACCCAAGCTGTGAACATGCTTTTCGCGCAAATCGAAAACCACAAGCGCTTTCCCTTTTCCGTGAGCATTAAAGATAACAGCGACATCCTGCCGCCCATAGCGCAGATCGCAGCCACATGGGACAGTCTCGATCAGGAAAACTATTCCCACCTGGACAAACGGTGAATGCGAAGCCCGGCGAAATCCATCTGGTAGATCTCGGCATGATCGGCAAAGTACGGCCAGCCGTGGTGGTTTCGCGGTATGACGACAATGCCCCGCGAGCCATATCCATCTGTGTGCCGCTTACGTCCCAATATCGCGGATCGGCCTATGAAGTCATGCTGGGTAAATTGCGCTTTCTCGACAAGGAATCCTGGGCCAACGTTCAGGGCATTGCCGGCTTGGGAAATGACAAACTCCTGCGCCGGCTGGGCCAGGTGACACCGGAACAACTCAGCCGGATCAAGGTTGCCCTGCGTTACACGTTCGAACTGTAAAGCTTTGGATTCCTGGCGGGTTTTGAGCCCTTGTCGCGAAACGCGCTGAAAGCCAAACAACCCCTGATCCCATCGATTCGCGGCTTTACATCGAATCCCCGCTTCGGTTGTAATGAATGCAGCACTATGTTTCAGATTATTTTCACGCCGGTCAGTACGGCCGAGATGTCCGCGCTGCCCAAGCTCCTGCAACTGGAAATCCTGAGCGAGTTCCAGGTGTTGACGCCGGATTTTGTAAAAGAAAATCCCGAAAAATTCGGCGTCATCAAGCAGGAAGGCCGCGAGCTGTACCGCTATCGCACCCGCGAATACCGCCTCTATTTTGAGAAAAAAGACGAAGGCCTCCTGATTCACCGCGTCTTGAACAAAAATTCGTTGAAGGACTTTTTCTACCGCTCGCAATTGCCCGTGTCAGAGGACGAGGAACTGCAATCCAACCCGGCGTTTTGGGCCATGATCGATTCGCCGAATCAAAAGCCGCATTAGATGCCGGCCTGGATCGAATGGGCCAGGGGTGTTGCCGCTCACCCGTTTTTCAAGAAACATTCCACCGCCTTGATTTGGGCGGCATCGGTTGCCTTCCACTTGATTTTGTTGGCGATGCTCAGCAGGTTGGTGGTGCATTCCGGCGCGAGGCTCGGAGGCATCCAGGGCTTTCAATTGGCCAATGTGGATCCGAAATTTCTTGAGGGCCACTTCGCCAAAATCGAAAGCAAAGGCGAAAAACTTTACCTGGTGCCGACTGAAATTCTGGCCGCTGCACCTTCGGTACCGCCTGCTGCGCCCGACCCCCCGATCCCGGCATCCCAGCCTTTTGACGAAGAAAGCCCGGCCGCCATCGAGAAAATTTTGGCGCGGGGAGCCGGAAAAAAACTGAATTTTTTCGGCCTTCATCCCGCCGGACAGACGGTGATCTTTGTGATTGATGTCTCCGGCAGCATGTATGAAAAAACGGGGCCGGTGACGCGGTTGAAACGGACCTTTGACGAGATCAAGCAATCGGTGGCGACGCTCGCGCCGGAGCAGCGCTTTGACATTGTACTGTTCGCCAGCCGGGTTGCCTCTATGTCTGAAAAACCGCTGCCGGCCACGCAGGAAAACAAAATCCGGGCCATCCGATTTTTGAACAGCGACGTCGATGTGGGCGGGACGACGGACCTCGGGGCCGGGTTGTCAACCGCGCTTGGCATGTCGCCCGACATTGTTTTATTGCTGACCGACGGCGAGGCCAACACGGGCAGCACCACCATCCTGGCCGAGACACGGTATCTGCGCCGGAAATTTTGCCCCAATGTGGAGATAGATGCGGTGGGATTTTATCTCGAGACCGGCAGTGTGCCGGAAAAGCTTTTGCTATCCCTAACGAACGAGACGAAAGGGGCCTACACCAGGTATCTGCCTTGAAATGGCGACGACACGGCATTGCCCCAAATTCTGTGCATCCAGTTAAAAAATATTTTTCCCTTTCTCCCCGCTCTTCGCGATCTCTTTGTAAAGAATGCCTTTGTTTTATTTTTTGCGGACAACCTTCAATGTTTTTGTGGCGCCTTCGCGCGTTCGTGGTTACATAGCCCTATGTTGCCTGAGTTAATAACGGAAATACCCGGGCCGGAATCCCGGCGGCTGGCCGTCCGCCTCCGTGCGCACGAGTCGCGCAATGTGACGTACGTTTCCAAGGCATTCCCGATATTTTGGGAATCTGCCGAGGGCTCAAACGTCCGGGACGTGGACGGGAACCGCTACCTGGATTTTACAAGCGGGTTTGGCGTGGCGACCGCGGGTTTTGGCAACCCGAAGCTGAAAGAGGTTTTCCTGGATCAATCCAACCGGCTCTATCATGGAATGGGGGATGTGCATCCGACCGAATTAAAGGTACGGCTTTGCGAATTGCTGAGCTGGGCAACCTTTGAGCGCTGGGGCGCCGGCCCGGGCAAGGTTTTGTTAGGCAGCGCCGGGTTTGAAGCGGTGGAGGCGGCATTGAAGACCGCATTCCTCGCCACCCGGAAACGCGGCGTGATTTGTTTTGACGGGGCTTACCACGGTCTGGGTTATGGGGCCATGACCGTCACCGGCAGGGAGGAATTCCGTTCCCCGTTCCGTTCCCAGCTTTCGGACTTTGCTGTGCTTCTGCCGTATCCCGATTGCGCGCATTGCCCCTGGGACAAAGGCCCTGGAACCGCAACCCAGGCCGATGAGTCGTCACATTGCGACCCGGGTTGTTTGGTTCTTTTGGAAAAACAAATCCGGGAAGCGGTGTCGGCGCGGGAGATAGGAGCGATTCTCGTGGAACCGGCACAGGGACGGGGCGGGGAAATTTTTCCGCCGAAAACTTTTCTGCCGCTCTTGAGGCGCTTGGCGGATGAACTCGGTTTGGTTTTGATATTTGACGAAATCTATACGGGCTTTTACCGGACAGGCCCGCTTTTCGCCTGTGAATCCACCCGCACGGTCCCGGACCTGATTTGCCTGGGCAAGGCGCTGAGCGGCGCCTACCCGATATCCGCCTGTGTGGGGCGCGCGGATTTGATGGATGCCTGGCCGGAATCCCCTGGCGAGGCGTTGCATACGAGCACATTCCTAGGCAACCCCGTGGGCTGCGCCCTGGCTGTTGCGAGTGTGGAACGCTGGCTGGCAGAACCTCCGGATCTTCAAATTCAAGGCATCGCCGATTCCATGCGCCGGATGTTGGTGTCGTTGCAGGATGATTTTGAAATTTTCAAGCACGCGCGTGGATCGGGTTTGATGTGGGGCGTGGAACTGGTGGACAAAAAAGGAGTGCCGGACCCTGCCTTGACGGCGCGTTTGATTGAGCAAGGCCTGGCGCAGGGCGCAATCCTGTTGGGCGGAGGAAAACGGAACAATGTGTTGAGCCTTGCCCCAAACCTGGCGGTGCAGCCTGCTGAAATCGAGTGGCTGGGGAAGATGTTAAAGGCTATCTGCTCGGGTTTGTAAACAAGCTTACGAGTAGGTCACATCTTTGCCAGGTTCCATCTCGTAGTCGAGAACCGTGATGGCATCCACATGATGATCCAGAATCTTGTGCTTGAATTGAACGTAAATGGCGCTCTCTTGGACAATTTTCAGCTTGTTCAGGTTTTCGCAATCCATGGAAAAGAAAATGTCGTGCGGGTTGCCTTTGGTGTCGATTTTTTTTCCAACCCTCAAATTAATTACTTCAGGTATCTTAAGCAATCGAATCCGGGTCTCTACCATGAGGGTTTCGACCTGTTCCGCGCTGACCCCGTGCTTCAATTTTAAAAGGCAAATGTGATGGACCATATTTCCCTGTTCTTGGGTTCCAATAACAGAGATGCGCGGGCGCAGTGTCAAGCATGGGTTCGTTGCACACTTGCAAACATCGGTGTTCAAGAAAGCGGGTGGCTCGAAAAAAATGAATTTCGAGATCGAATGGTCTCGACATTATGCGCTGTTGGGTTTGAATCGGGGCATGTTATCGGACGTGTTCAAGCGGGTTGGTGAAGCAACCGGCACTGAAGAAAGAGTGACTCAACTCAAACCTTTGGAATATATGGAGCAGAATCGCAGTACAAAATCTTCCGGCAATGCCATCATATCCGAGGACGTGGAATTCAAGGGCACATTGTGTTCCTCCAGCCGCCTCGAAATTCACGGACGTTTCGAAGGTGAAATTTTCGCCGACGGCCCGTTGGTGATCGGGGAAAGCGCCGTTGTCAAAGCCGATATTGAATCCGAATCCAGCGTTACAGTGCGCGGCAAAGTCCAGGGCAACATCAATGCCAAGGAAAAAGTCGAAGTGTCCGGCAATGCGCAGCTCTACGGGGATGTCAGTGCGCCGCGCTTTGGCCTGGCTGAAACCGCCACGTTCGTCGGCAAGACCGATACCTTGGGTGGCAAACCTCCGGCAAACGATTTTTCCAATATTTTCACACGCCTGGACAAAAGCAAGTCGGCCAAATAACCCGTCAGATTTCGGGCTCGTCGGCAGCCGGCCCGGCCAGCGGATCTGTAATTGCCGTCTCCGATTGAAGCGTCAGGCAACGCGTGAGCAGTTTTCCGCCCGGCTCCACCACCAATCCGTTGACTTCCAGCAAATTCGCCGTCAGATGGCCGCCCGGATAAATGGCCAGTTGTTCGGTCACCCGGACTTGCCAGGCTTGCACATGCCCGCGAATTTCAGCGCTGCGAAACGCCAAAAGGCCTTCCGAGTAAAGTGATGCGGAGGCGGGAACCAATAAATGCCCGCCCGCGGCGCCTGCTCCAAGTTTGGCATGGCCCTGCACTACGAGGATGTTCCGCGAAACCAGCCTGCTGGTGGATCTCCCGGCGATCCGGATGTTCTCGGCCTCGGCTTTGCCCCCCGCAAAAACGCCCTTCGGGCCAATCGCGATGTCGCCATAAGTCAAAATCGCCGTGTTGAATTCCCGGTCGATTTCATGGTTCCGCAAATCGATAAAGGCGGAACAGGCATTGCATTGCCAGGTCATCGCCTCGGCATGGATCAACAGCTCATGGTGGCATTGCAAACAGCGGACCTGGCGTTGTTCAACCGGCGCCTTTTTCTTTGTGCGCGTTTTGGTTTTGGTTTGCAGCACAATGCGATGGCCGCATTTCTGGCAATAGGTGACGTTCGCGTTCGGGTAATCCCTCTGCTCATGGCCACAGGCCGTGCAGGTCACCAATTCTTTTGCGGGGCTTTTACGGGAAAATCGCATGGCATTCCTTAGCGTTTGCTTTTCAGGTTCAAGGCCAGTTCTTTTTCAGTGCCGCCGATGACAAGCTTGCCGCTGTATTCCACCCCGGATTCGGTCTCAAAGGAATGTGCCGTGATGTTGCCCTTGACCCGGGCCGGTTGTTTCAGGCGGACGCCGAGACTGGCTGCAATATTGCCCTGGACCATTCCCGCCACTGAAAAATCGAGCCCGTGCAGATTTCCTTCGATTTTGGCCGGAGCAAAAATGACAAGCTCCTGTTCGGCAAAAATGTCGCCGATCAATTCACCGGCAAAATTGCCGGCCCCTTTTGTGTGTAGGTTGCCTTTGAGCGTGGGACCGTGCGACACGAGATCGTGCAGCTTCTTTTTCGGAGCATGCGACTTGAGAAACGCAAAAAATTTGGCGGGCGACAGCATAGGGCTGGCTCAAAACATAACTGTTTC is a genomic window containing:
- a CDS encoding putative porin, producing MKLHLMKWSLAMGVALMGAASLVRADGGDGGPLVDALVKKGLLNAQEGEEIRAEMLSDYTATPGGFLSVGSSAVKGLKLYGDVRLRYEWDKRAINTGMTGSSAGGVVNDIQERNRNRFRVRLGAEYLFSDNFKAGVRLATNGGGGDHNSTNADFGTGAKSWPANNTVFVDLAYLTWTKAFDQDWLSMTAGRQLQPHNIVNGWTWDSDINPDGGSIKIGDFHPFCKDFTIGSTHGIYVWGDQSTADNSYTSTSISGNALNTSSDPFLFVNQLDMAYKFSPSWNLRVSPAFVNGAGDSSVRTNNNVNPGWSDPAAFDINYLNVFMVDASLDTPFFLDNSKGRFYGEYGVNLTGQEMAAHYRNPDGANSVGQDGRNQFFLLGYQISGGGTKGKGKGGWALDGTYAYYETYSWTGALIDSDWNGGSLNGAGFGLKASYNFTENITGSVNWRHSGQIDNNVTDVTQVLPTAGVTKSDFSNTDLVQVDLIWKF
- a CDS encoding Flp family type IVb pilin, whose product is MLTKLYTKLASRMVYLKSKKGQTLVEYGLILALVSIVVIVVLGLLGNQLKNIFNTITNTLGANGGS
- a CDS encoding dienelactone hydrolase family protein produces the protein MKFRTWTLIAALAGLSAAAYAGDMVRLYEFGADDVAYLALPKQAPKAAILLVPDSLGSLEIVSKRCDLLAKLGYTAMALDLYGGTEAASPTDAKQIQSKISKQLAKQTVAAGLKLLCESPRYRAEKLILAVWGDNMPVVLEALKDAGPGVHLTAVSWLEAAGGGQPRELASLPCAFQVIYAPEQAQSELGKYLQALGELRGGKDDIEKVEYDAGFLLKPEISGACADVWSNIIRFWGVQAQGLAPGLTDKSESLTSEMADARPVKNSSYSDRFGR
- a CDS encoding glycoside hydrolase family 3 N-terminal domain-containing protein, whose protein sequence is MANSSSSSGQPIIMGVPGPQLTDGLRSLIRKVQPGGFILFARNLESPRQVFDLIHEFNELCQSPPIVTIDQEGGRVSRLKMVGEEPPSGLMLRQANRVDWCREHGELTGRLLALFGFNLNLAPVVDYSLDENADNSLRGRCYGSTPEEVILKAGAFLEGMKSRGVLGTAKHFPGYTHCGLDPHGELPRIDRTRAQIEKDELRSFRAFLSLADCYMIGHGHFPAWHPEPFPASMSREIVSGLLVRELGYKGAIMTDDLEMGAIANRYGSKQATKMAIDAGEHLMLYCHNPACVEIAWDTLCEMEPDRLQPALDAIKRLKGKLLSAPAKFDLAAFDEVNRLTADLRERVKKSLS